TTAACCAGGCAGCGCTAAATAGAGCAAATTGCTCAAAAGCTGGCTATGCAGAGGCATTCATGGCTGCGGCGGAATATCGATTAGATGAAGAGCTGCTTTCTGAACTAGATCAGTTAGCAGCATCAATTTTGATGCAGTCAGAATAGGTAGGAAAAATATGCTAATAGCAACGCGCACCCCAAATGCACAAAGAGAGTTAGTTGCACTTTTCGACACTAATTGCTTGATCGAGACTCGGTGTTACATTTAGATTATCTACGCAGGCATGAAACTTGACTCAACTCTAATTTGCATAGATCAAATATGGTGGTACGTTAGCTTCAAGAAATAGAAATTATCTAGTAGGAAAAATAGTAGGGAAATGAAATTATGCCTTGGACTTATGTAAACCACGAAAATGATGAAGCCTACTCGAAGTCCGTACCGCTGGCCCAGACGTTATCGGAAGCCGATCTTCCTAAAACAGAATTTGAAGCGCGCAGAGACCTCGCGCATTGGAAGATGGCTGGTTTTGTACCGTTTGCCTCGATGAGCTGGCTTGATCGATTTTTAGATAAAGAACGAGCTTCAGAAAGATTCGAAAAGCTCGACGTATTGATGACCGAAATTAAGAGTAGGTGTGAAGACAAAGCGTATCGCTCAGCGATCAAGCGAGTAGTGTCTTCGATGCCGGCCGAGGCGAAAGATCGAGCCTATATCGAACTAAATATCTTATAGGAAACTTGATTCCACCTTGGTTTACACCGAATAAAATTGGTGATACTTTGGTTTCAAGCAATAGGAAAATTCAATGAATAGAAAAGTACTACGCTCGCGTATCGATTTAATAATAAGGGCGATAGTTGTCTTCGGTTTTAGCGCCATAATTCGGTACTCTATTGAGAGGCCTTCTTCGGAGTGGATATTCTGGTTTACTCTTACCGTAACATCTCTTGCAGTTATAGGCATAGCTGTAGAGGTGAACCCCAGGATTAAAGATCGACTGATAACTCGTGTGTGGCGAAAACTCAACCGAGGAATATGAAGGAAAATAACAGATGGTACTTTTATGAAAACGGCGGCTGTTTATAGTGAAGAGGATAAGGCTTTGGCTCGTGAGATCCCCGCACATTGCGAGGAGGGTAAAAGTTACGGCATTACGCATATCCAAAGAAAGCTGTTCTGGTCAAGTAAAACCGGACACCTATTTTTTATAAATTCCCTGCTAACGCGCTTCACTTGTTGACTGCAGAATCGAAGTGTCGAACCTGCTCTATTCGAGCAGAACCGACTCTTCCATTTTGCAGCACATACTTGGATTCTTCGTATTTTATTGGCGATAAATCTTCATTCGCCGAATGAAAACGATGTACATTGTAGTAGCGCATATATTTGCCCACGTCAGTCTTCATGTGCGCTCTTGTCGGCTGCGCAATCTTAAATATCCAATCGTGTTTAAGGCTTCCGAAGAAGCGTTCAACAACCGCATTATCCCAACAGGCACCAACGTCTCCCATACTCGCCCGCATATCGTAAGCCGCTAGAAGTTTTCGATAGCGCTTACTGGTATATTGTGAGCCTCTATCGCTATGAAAAACTAAGCTTTTAGGCGGCTGTCTTAGGTTGTAGGCCTTTATCAGGGCCTTGCTCACTAAATTAGTTGTCATGCGCTTATCAATGTACCAACCAACAATTCGACGCGAGTACAAATCCATAATAATCGCCAAATACATCCAACCTTCGCCGGTCTTCAGGTAAGTGACATCGCCCGCCCAAATTTGATCCGGCCCCACTGGGTTAAAATTCTGATTCAGCAAGTTGTCGGCTACGGCATCCGAGGTTTTGCGTTTAGTTGTCACTTTATAGGCGGTTCGCTGAGTGACCCTTAAGCCAAGCTTGCGCATCAAGTTACGAACCCGATAACGACCAATCTGAAAGCCTTCTTCGCGTAATTTCTTCATCATCTCGCGACTACCCAGGCTATTGCGACTCTGCTCGAAAAGCCACTTCATCCTACGGTGTAGGTGCAAGGTATCGCTTGTTATCACTGTGCCTGGGCGCTTAAGCCAATCGTAATAGGACGTTTTCCCAACGCCCATCACGCGACACAACATAACTACAGGAAAGCGAGGTGATTCAGTCTGAATGAAATCGTACTTTACTTCATTTCTTTCGCAAAGAAGGCACTGGCCTTTTTTAAAATCTCTTTCTCCATGCGCAGCTCTTTGTTTTCCTTGCGCAAGCGCTTAAGCTCGACTCTCTCATCCTCGGCCAGCACTTCACCTGCCTCACTAGACTCCACCTTTTCTTTCCATTTGTAGAGCATGTTGGTTGCGATACCCAACGATTTAGCGGCCTCAGGAACGGAATAGCCTTGTTCTCGAACAAGCGCAACGGCCTCTTCCTTAAACTCTTTCGGGTACTGCTTGTAAGTACGCTTCTGACTCATAATGACACCTTAATTGTTGACTAATATTGTCTCTCATTAAAGTGTCCGGTGCTATTAGACCACTACAGTTCGCTTGCGCGATAAAATTACTAAGTGCAACTAAGATGCGCGATAATGATTTGCGCTAGAATTTATTAAAATATTTTCTGTTTCCATAGGATCCATCACGACAATGGGCTTGCTTAATACTAGTCCTGAAAATAATAGAACTGATCTAATATTTGGCTGGAGACAATCATCCATCATGCTCATTTTTTCTACATCGTAGTGTGTTGCCTGCCAAAAAGACTTAGCCTTGGCTGATGGATGTATTACCCATAGATCACCGCCTTGACGAAAACCAACCACTTGACTGCTCTCAACAAGACTCACCATTTCAGCGATATCTGAAATAAGC
This DNA window, taken from Teredinibacter purpureus, encodes the following:
- a CDS encoding IS3 family transposase (programmed frameshift), whose translation is MSQKRTYKQYPKEFKEEAVALVREQGYSVPEAAKSLGIATNMLYKWKEKVESSEAGEVLAEDERVELKRLRKENKELRMEKEIFKKGQCLLCERNEVKYDFIQTESPRFPVVMLCRVMGVGKTSYYDWLKRPGTVITSDTLHLHRRMKWLFEQSRNSLGSREMMKKLREEGFQIGRYRVRNLMRKLGLRVTQRTAYKVTTKRKTSDAVADNLLNQNFNPVGPDQIWAGDVTYLKTGEGWMYLAIIMDLYSRRIVGWYIDKRMTTNLVSKALIKAYNLRQPPKSLVFHSDRGSQYTSKRYRKLLAAYDMRASMGDVGACWDNAVVERFFGSLKHDWIFKIAQPTRAHMKTDVGKYMRYYNVHRFHSANEDLSPIKYEESKYVLQNGRVGSARIEQVRHFDSAVNK